In Bacillus kexueae, the following proteins share a genomic window:
- the efp gene encoding elongation factor P — protein sequence MISVNDFRTGLTIEVDGGIWRVLDFQHVKPGKGAAFVRSKLRNLRTGAIQEKTFRAGEKVGRAQIDTRKMQYLYANGDQHVFMDTESYEQIELPATQIEYELKFLKENMEVSIMMYQGETIGVELPNTVELAVTETEPGIKGDTASGGSKPATVETGLVVQVPFFVNEGDVLVINTADGTYVSRA from the coding sequence ATGATTTCAGTAAACGATTTTCGTACTGGTTTAACGATCGAAGTAGACGGAGGTATTTGGCGTGTACTTGATTTCCAACACGTAAAGCCTGGAAAAGGTGCTGCTTTCGTACGTTCTAAATTACGTAACTTACGTACTGGAGCCATCCAAGAAAAAACATTCCGTGCTGGGGAAAAAGTAGGTCGTGCACAAATCGATACACGTAAAATGCAATACCTTTATGCAAATGGCGATCAACACGTATTCATGGATACAGAGTCTTATGAGCAAATCGAACTTCCAGCAACTCAAATTGAGTATGAATTAAAATTCTTGAAAGAGAACATGGAAGTTTCTATTATGATGTACCAAGGTGAAACAATTGGTGTAGAACTTCCAAATACAGTTGAATTAGCAGTTACAGAAACTGAGCCTGGAATTAAAGGTGACACTGCTTCAGGTGGCTCTAAGCCAGCGACAGTTGAAACTGGTCTTGTCGTTCAAGTACCATTCTTCGTGAACGAGGGAGATGTACTCGTTATTAATACAGCAGATGGCACATACGTATCTCGTGCGTAA
- a CDS encoding YqhV family protein, which translates to MKKGVDSINRFDPTVLTMAIVRLISSLIELTAALLMLWVNDVKKAVVINSTLAVVGPFIFIITMTIGIYHIADELSYSKLIFIVLGVCFILYGIFK; encoded by the coding sequence ATGAAAAAAGGGGTGGATTCTATCAATCGTTTTGATCCTACTGTATTAACAATGGCTATCGTCCGCCTAATTTCTTCATTAATAGAACTAACGGCTGCCTTATTAATGTTATGGGTAAACGATGTAAAAAAAGCTGTGGTAATAAATTCGACTCTAGCTGTAGTGGGTCCATTCATTTTTATTATTACAATGACCATTGGCATTTATCATATTGCAGATGAACTATCGTACTCTAAGCTTATTTTCATAGTCCTTGGGGTTTGTTTCATTTTATATGGCATCTTCAAATAA
- a CDS encoding M24 family metallopeptidase, translating to MNVTKLRERLKELGVEGLLITSEYNRRYVSGFTGTAGVVLLSDEEAVFITDFRYVEQAEAQVRNCRIVEHKGTIVEEVVKQAKALGIKKLGFEEQHMTYATFTAYQTALNDIELVPVSGAVEKLRLIKTNEEIKILKEACEIADAAFSHIIQFIRPGMKELDVANELEFFMRKNGAISSSFDMIVASGYRSALPHGVASEKVIEKGELVTLDFGAYYKGYCSDITRTIAVGDPGDEMKEVYHIVLEAQLRGMNGIKPGMTGKEADALTRDYIKEKGYGDYFGHSTGHGLGMEVHEGPALSFRSNTRLEEGMVVTVEPGIYLPGKGGVRIEDDTLITATGNESLTHSPKELIIL from the coding sequence ATGAACGTAACAAAATTGAGAGAGCGATTAAAAGAACTAGGGGTAGAGGGTCTTTTGATAACAAGTGAGTATAACCGTCGATACGTTTCAGGATTTACCGGAACGGCTGGTGTTGTTCTTCTCTCTGATGAAGAAGCGGTTTTTATTACAGACTTCCGTTATGTCGAGCAAGCGGAAGCCCAGGTTCGAAATTGTCGAATCGTTGAGCACAAAGGAACAATCGTTGAAGAAGTTGTTAAACAGGCAAAGGCATTGGGCATAAAAAAATTGGGATTTGAAGAACAGCATATGACTTATGCAACATTTACGGCTTATCAAACAGCATTAAACGATATTGAACTTGTTCCTGTTTCAGGTGCTGTTGAAAAGTTACGCTTGATTAAGACTAATGAAGAGATTAAGATATTAAAGGAAGCTTGCGAAATAGCTGATGCTGCTTTTTCGCATATTATTCAATTCATTCGACCTGGAATGAAAGAACTTGATGTAGCGAACGAGCTTGAATTCTTTATGAGAAAAAATGGCGCCATTTCATCTTCATTTGATATGATTGTAGCGTCTGGTTATCGTTCTGCTTTGCCGCATGGAGTAGCAAGTGAAAAAGTCATTGAAAAAGGTGAGCTTGTTACACTTGATTTTGGGGCATATTATAAAGGATATTGTTCAGATATCACAAGAACGATTGCTGTTGGTGACCCAGGCGATGAAATGAAAGAAGTTTATCACATTGTATTGGAAGCGCAGCTGCGAGGCATGAATGGTATAAAACCTGGAATGACCGGAAAAGAAGCGGATGCGTTAACACGTGATTACATAAAAGAAAAAGGATATGGTGATTATTTTGGCCATTCTACAGGCCATGGATTAGGAATGGAAGTTCATGAGGGTCCTGCACTATCTTTCCGATCTAACACACGATTAGAAGAGGGAATGGTCGTAACAGTAGAACCAGGGATTTATTTACCTGGTAAAGGTGGCGTTAGAATTGAAGATGATACACTCATTACCGCTACTGGAAACGAGTCATTAACTCACTCTCCTAAGGAATTGATTATCCTTTAA
- the spoIIIAG gene encoding stage III sporulation protein AG — MGEKSSLLDKLKNLMPNSDKKNSKAQYVIVLLVVGIGFMIVSNFLSNSNTSSIETMTVAGGDKETEVFKQTDENQSTIDIFEKEYENQLKEALETIVGVEDVTVVVNVDSTSEKILEKNTVTQSQSTTETDREGGTREVEDQSVDKQVVIIRQGDKETPIVIKTEKPEIRGVLVVAKGVENIQIKKMITDAVTRVLDVPSHRVAILPKKSGGE; from the coding sequence ATGGGTGAAAAATCGAGTTTACTAGATAAGTTGAAAAATTTGATGCCGAACTCCGATAAGAAAAATTCAAAGGCACAATATGTTATTGTTCTATTGGTAGTTGGAATCGGGTTTATGATCGTTAGCAACTTCCTTTCCAACTCAAATACTAGCTCGATCGAAACGATGACTGTTGCAGGTGGAGATAAAGAAACAGAAGTGTTTAAACAAACGGATGAAAATCAATCGACCATCGATATTTTTGAGAAAGAATATGAGAATCAGTTGAAAGAAGCGCTAGAGACAATTGTAGGTGTTGAAGATGTAACTGTCGTTGTCAATGTTGATTCTACTTCTGAAAAAATACTAGAAAAAAATACGGTAACCCAAAGCCAATCGACAACGGAAACAGACCGTGAAGGTGGGACACGTGAAGTGGAAGATCAATCGGTTGATAAGCAAGTCGTCATCATCCGCCAAGGAGACAAGGAAACCCCAATCGTCATCAAAACGGAAAAACCAGAAATAAGAGGGGTGCTCGTTGTGGCCAAAGGGGTGGAAAATATTCAAATTAAGAAAATGATAACTGATGCGGTAACACGTGTATTAGACGTACCGAGTCATCGCGTCGCTATCTTACCGAAAAAATCAGGGGGGGAATAA
- the spoIIIAF gene encoding stage III sporulation protein AF — translation MAFLTEWVSNIILFILLALVVDMLLPNSSMKKYTKMVISLLLMVIIITPIFRIMSHDLPQAISEVDLGTNNQEEHVKKQLENKKREIQAQNDAYILEQMAVQMKSVAKEEMMEKYGVSIKSIDLSPIDMTTEIKSEEDLAEIQLTMVKSDVDEDEAVAVIQPVEIDVAKNDSDPPIKSFMIEQSMKSDLAEIWGVDEDRIVVHLEGGEDER, via the coding sequence GTGGCTTTTTTAACAGAGTGGGTCTCCAACATCATTTTATTCATTTTATTAGCTTTAGTGGTGGACATGCTTTTGCCGAATTCTTCTATGAAAAAATATACGAAAATGGTTATTAGTTTACTGTTGATGGTCATAATTATCACACCAATTTTTCGAATTATGTCTCATGACCTTCCTCAAGCGATTTCCGAAGTGGATCTCGGAACGAATAATCAAGAGGAGCATGTAAAAAAACAACTTGAAAATAAGAAAAGAGAAATACAAGCTCAAAACGATGCATATATTTTAGAACAGATGGCTGTCCAAATGAAATCGGTAGCAAAAGAGGAGATGATGGAAAAGTATGGTGTGAGCATTAAATCAATTGACTTATCACCCATAGACATGACGACGGAAATAAAATCTGAAGAAGATTTGGCGGAAATTCAATTAACGATGGTTAAAAGTGACGTAGACGAAGATGAAGCGGTTGCAGTTATTCAACCGGTCGAAATTGATGTAGCTAAAAATGATTCAGATCCTCCGATTAAAAGCTTCATGATCGAACAATCGATGAAAAGTGATTTAGCCGAGATTTGGGGAGTTGATGAAGATAGAATTGTTGTTCATTTGGAAGGGGGGGAAGACGAGCGGTAA
- the spoIIIAA gene encoding stage III sporulation protein AA, with protein sequence MQELRTILPEGIKEETEQFSPGIWDNIEEIRIRVERPVEIIIRGRPHFLRYRATVEDGVQLLNKISHYSIYTLEEELKRGYITVNGGHRVGLAGKVITEQGNVKAIRYITSFNIRVARQKIGISEQWIPYLYKKRWLNTLFYGPPQTGKTTMLRDIARLISTGQSNIPPLKVGIVDERSEIAGCVKGVPQHQFGVRIDVLDACPKAEGMMMLIRSMSPDVLIADEIGRKEDTEALFEAINSGVSVFVTAHGESMEDLMKRPSIYTLVKANVFDRYVQLSRKNDRPGCVEKIFDTNGKEILLTERVTTS encoded by the coding sequence GTGCAAGAGCTGAGAACTATTTTACCGGAAGGAATTAAGGAAGAAACAGAACAATTTTCCCCCGGGATTTGGGACAATATCGAAGAGATTCGTATTCGGGTTGAAAGGCCTGTTGAAATCATTATTCGTGGAAGGCCTCATTTTTTGCGTTATCGTGCAACGGTAGAAGACGGTGTGCAGTTGTTAAATAAAATTAGTCATTATTCCATCTATACACTTGAGGAAGAATTGAAGCGTGGATATATCACGGTAAACGGCGGACACCGTGTTGGGCTTGCGGGAAAAGTAATTACCGAACAGGGGAATGTCAAAGCCATTCGTTATATTACCTCTTTTAATATTCGAGTGGCAAGGCAAAAAATTGGTATTAGTGAACAATGGATACCTTATCTCTACAAAAAAAGATGGTTAAACACACTTTTTTATGGACCTCCACAGACAGGAAAAACGACGATGTTGCGAGATATTGCTCGATTAATTAGCACAGGTCAATCAAATATTCCTCCATTAAAGGTAGGAATTGTGGACGAGCGCTCCGAAATTGCCGGTTGTGTGAAAGGGGTACCTCAGCATCAATTTGGTGTTCGGATCGATGTGCTAGATGCATGTCCGAAAGCAGAAGGAATGATGATGCTTATTCGTTCAATGAGTCCCGATGTCCTGATAGCAGATGAAATCGGTCGTAAAGAGGATACTGAAGCTCTCTTTGAAGCGATTAATTCGGGGGTATCTGTTTTTGTAACGGCGCATGGGGAATCGATGGAAGATTTGATGAAGCGCCCTTCAATCTACACATTAGTAAAAGCGAATGTATTTGATCGGTACGTTCAACTTTCCCGAAAGAATGATCGTCCTGGTTGCGTCGAAAAAATATTTGATACAAACGGGAAAGAAATCTTACTTACAGAAAGAGTGACAACATCATGA
- the spoIIIAB gene encoding stage III sporulation protein SpoIIIAB: MIKLIGAVFILLATSWAGFESSKHLRERTKQLRQLKVALASLEAEIMYGHTPLDEAAQHLASQMTKPLSWLFQSFAKKLKEGKLSVKEAWEESINDTWRYTALKQGEKEVLIQFGETLGQHDLMSQQKHIQLALVHLKREEEDAVDTERRYEKMMKSLGVLSGLLIIILLM; the protein is encoded by the coding sequence ATGATTAAATTAATTGGTGCTGTTTTTATATTGCTTGCTACTTCTTGGGCTGGGTTTGAATCATCCAAACACTTACGAGAAAGAACGAAGCAACTGCGTCAATTAAAAGTAGCACTTGCTTCGCTTGAAGCAGAAATTATGTATGGCCATACTCCCTTAGATGAAGCAGCACAACATTTAGCAAGCCAAATGACCAAACCGTTAAGTTGGCTCTTCCAATCTTTTGCAAAGAAATTAAAAGAAGGAAAATTATCAGTTAAAGAAGCGTGGGAAGAGAGCATCAACGACACTTGGAGATATACCGCGCTGAAGCAAGGAGAGAAGGAAGTTTTAATACAGTTTGGTGAAACGTTAGGTCAGCACGATTTAATGTCTCAACAAAAGCATATTCAGTTAGCTCTCGTTCACTTAAAACGAGAAGAAGAAGATGCCGTAGATACTGAAAGACGGTATGAAAAAATGATGAAAAGCTTAGGGGTTTTATCAGGATTATTAATAATAATTTTATTGATGTAG
- the spoIIIAE gene encoding stage III sporulation protein AE, whose product MKTLTNVLLFFLMCLFFVFPHLVQANITTPPQDNTESFIHEQVENLGLEEVATFWDHIMNEYGGFLPESQKGSIYQFVEGEKKFSIQEWFLAMVKFLFYEIVANGKLLGMLILLTIFSTLLQHLQNAFEQNTVSKVAYSIVYMVLIIIALNSFHVAISYTEEAIQGMTSFLLALLPLLLALMASSGGLISAAFFHPVIIFLMNTSGLLIQKIVLPLLFLSALLYLVSTLSEQFKVTQLAQLMRNIGIGLLGAFLTIFLGVLSVQGASAAISDGITLRTAKFVTGNFVPVLGKMFTDAADTVISASMLLKNTVGLIGAAILLIIALFPALKVLALSFIYKFAAAILQPLGGGPVIDCLDIISKCVVYIFAALAIVSVMFFLSITVIIAAGNVTMMVR is encoded by the coding sequence TTGAAGACTTTAACGAATGTCCTTCTTTTTTTCTTAATGTGCTTATTCTTCGTATTTCCTCATCTTGTACAAGCTAACATTACGACTCCACCTCAAGATAATACGGAATCTTTTATACATGAACAAGTTGAGAACCTAGGATTAGAAGAGGTCGCTACATTTTGGGATCACATCATGAATGAGTACGGTGGATTTTTACCAGAAAGTCAAAAAGGGTCAATTTATCAATTTGTAGAGGGCGAAAAAAAGTTCTCAATACAAGAATGGTTTTTAGCGATGGTGAAATTTCTGTTTTATGAAATTGTAGCCAATGGTAAGTTGTTAGGAATGCTCATATTATTAACCATATTTAGTACGTTGCTTCAGCATTTGCAAAATGCCTTTGAGCAAAATACGGTCAGTAAAGTTGCTTATAGTATCGTTTACATGGTTCTAATCATCATTGCGCTCAACAGTTTTCATGTAGCGATATCCTATACGGAAGAGGCAATACAAGGGATGACGAGTTTTCTCTTAGCGTTATTACCTTTGCTGCTTGCGCTGATGGCCTCATCTGGCGGATTAATATCTGCAGCATTTTTTCACCCCGTCATCATTTTCTTGATGAATACAAGTGGGTTGCTCATTCAAAAAATTGTATTACCTCTTTTGTTTCTTTCAGCGTTGCTTTATTTAGTTAGTACACTCTCAGAACAATTTAAAGTCACTCAATTGGCTCAGTTAATGCGCAATATTGGAATTGGACTACTAGGTGCATTTTTAACGATTTTTCTTGGTGTTTTATCTGTTCAAGGTGCATCGGCTGCCATTTCGGATGGCATCACCCTCAGGACGGCGAAATTTGTAACAGGGAATTTTGTTCCTGTTCTTGGGAAGATGTTTACCGACGCAGCTGACACGGTAATTAGTGCGTCCATGCTATTAAAAAATACCGTTGGATTGATAGGTGCTGCTATTCTTCTAATAATCGCTCTATTTCCAGCTCTAAAAGTTCTAGCCTTATCATTTATCTATAAGTTTGCTGCGGCAATTTTACAGCCGTTAGGTGGAGGTCCTGTCATTGATTGTTTAGACATCATAAGTAAGTGTGTAGTCTATATATTCGCTGCACTTGCGATTGTTTCGGTGATGTTCTTTTTGAGTATAACCGTAATTATTGCAGCTGGAAATGTCACGATGATGGTTAGGTAG
- the accB gene encoding acetyl-CoA carboxylase biotin carboxyl carrier protein, with translation MLKIQEIREIIKLIDQSSIDEFMYENEGAKIKLKKHSQGTETVVQKVVQEAVSQPVQPVQAEPVSPKVETAQPKEAAQEAPKHDDTNLHKITSPMVGTFYSAPNPDSDPYVSVGSKVDNSTVVCIVEAMKLFNEIEAEVKGEIVEVLVENGQLVEYGQPLFLVKPE, from the coding sequence ATGTTGAAAATACAAGAAATTCGAGAAATTATTAAGCTTATTGACCAATCTTCTATTGATGAATTTATGTATGAAAACGAAGGTGCAAAAATTAAACTAAAAAAGCATAGTCAAGGGACAGAAACTGTCGTACAAAAAGTTGTACAAGAGGCTGTTTCACAACCGGTACAACCAGTTCAAGCAGAACCAGTTTCTCCAAAGGTTGAAACTGCTCAGCCAAAAGAAGCGGCTCAAGAAGCGCCAAAACATGACGATACGAATTTACATAAAATTACGTCGCCGATGGTCGGTACGTTTTATTCAGCTCCAAATCCAGACTCTGATCCATATGTTTCAGTTGGTTCAAAGGTTGATAACAGTACCGTTGTTTGTATCGTTGAAGCGATGAAGCTATTTAACGAAATTGAAGCGGAAGTAAAAGGTGAGATTGTCGAAGTATTAGTTGAAAACGGACAACTTGTTGAATATGGACAACCATTATTCCTTGTAAAGCCTGAATAA
- the spoIIIAC gene encoding stage III sporulation protein AC, translating to MGVDVNTIFQIAGIGIVVAFLHTILDQMGKKEYAQWVTLLGFIYILFMVATIVDDLFQKIKSVFLFQG from the coding sequence ATGGGTGTTGATGTAAATACAATTTTTCAAATTGCTGGAATTGGTATTGTTGTCGCATTTCTTCATACAATACTAGATCAAATGGGAAAAAAGGAATACGCACAATGGGTAACACTTCTAGGCTTTATTTATATATTATTTATGGTTGCGACAATCGTAGACGACTTATTCCAAAAAATTAAGTCTGTCTTTCTTTTCCAAGGGTAA
- a CDS encoding SpoIIIAH-like family protein produces the protein MLKKQTVWLLTMLSLVVVLSVYYITSPDGGMNADVAMMSTEQEEATQKETDQPADEPKEDEEGEKEEGENGENSGEVIEQSEDEAIISSVSSDDLFTAVRMELEDARNERKQELETIIGSNEASAEEKSKAYEEMQQLSDVTSKEKVLETLIKSKGYGDALVQADGEKVRITVKAEDHSKKKANEIIHLVKTEMNWMQDVAVTFHPAN, from the coding sequence GTGTTGAAAAAACAAACGGTGTGGTTATTAACAATGTTAAGTTTGGTGGTCGTTTTGAGTGTTTATTACATTACTTCACCAGATGGTGGAATGAATGCAGACGTTGCGATGATGTCGACTGAACAAGAGGAAGCAACGCAGAAGGAAACAGATCAACCTGCTGATGAGCCGAAGGAAGATGAAGAGGGAGAGAAAGAAGAAGGGGAAAATGGTGAAAATTCAGGGGAAGTAATTGAACAATCTGAAGATGAGGCTATTATCTCAAGTGTATCGAGTGATGATTTATTTACAGCTGTCCGTATGGAATTAGAGGATGCGCGAAACGAACGAAAACAAGAGCTTGAAACAATCATTGGGTCGAATGAAGCTTCAGCTGAGGAAAAAAGTAAAGCATATGAAGAGATGCAGCAGTTATCGGATGTAACATCTAAAGAAAAAGTACTTGAAACGTTAATTAAGTCTAAAGGATATGGTGATGCTCTCGTACAAGCAGATGGTGAGAAAGTAAGAATTACTGTAAAAGCTGAAGATCATTCCAAGAAGAAAGCAAATGAAATCATTCACCTTGTTAAAACAGAGATGAATTGGATGCAAGATGTCGCGGTAACGTTTCACCCAGCTAACTGA
- the spoIIIAD gene encoding stage III sporulation protein AD: MQIVGLGLIATFLALIVKEQKPTFAFMLVVFVGCVIFLLLIDQIAQIIHMIDSIARNANVNIVYVETILKIIGIAYIAEFGAQITKDAGQGAIAAKIELGGKILILALAIPIISVIIQTIIGLLPNA, translated from the coding sequence ATTCAAATTGTTGGACTAGGTTTGATTGCAACGTTCCTTGCGTTAATCGTGAAGGAACAGAAGCCCACTTTTGCATTTATGCTCGTTGTTTTTGTCGGCTGTGTCATTTTTTTGCTCCTAATAGATCAAATTGCTCAAATTATTCATATGATTGATTCAATTGCACGAAATGCCAACGTCAACATTGTGTACGTGGAAACGATTTTGAAAATAATTGGTATTGCTTATATTGCTGAATTCGGAGCTCAAATAACGAAAGATGCTGGTCAAGGTGCCATAGCTGCCAAAATTGAATTAGGCGGAAAAATATTAATTTTAGCTTTAGCAATTCCGATTATTTCCGTCATTATTCAAACCATTATTGGATTGCTCCCAAATGCATAG